Proteins found in one Oncorhynchus mykiss isolate Arlee chromosome 3, USDA_OmykA_1.1, whole genome shotgun sequence genomic segment:
- the LOC110520680 gene encoding complement C1q-like protein 2, which translates to MNTAAFLLVSLCCCCWLSAAQQETKKTENEDKECQTSQGSCYPNLCKLLKDFGVMEEKLRTTMEKLGVMETQLKVSENQLEELKNNERRKVIFSAALGGNGHTGPIDHDTTLIFKNVITNIGSAYNPSTGVFAAPIAGVYYFSFFYHAGGSQTKYISLFKNGQRMVTSSDHQSSGDGADNGANAVTLQLEVGDQVFLRLMANNHVWDSVNHTTFNGFLLKQV; encoded by the coding sequence ATGAACACTGCTGCATTTCTGTTGGTTTcgctgtgctgctgctgctggctgtCTGCGGCTCAACAAGAGACCAAAAAGACTGAAAATGAAGATAAAGAATGCCAGACATCACAAGGCTCGTGCTACCCTAACTTGTGCAAGCTGCTGAAAGACTTCGGTGTCATGGAGGAGAAACTGCGAACCACGATGGAAAAACTGGGAGTCATGGAAACCCAGCTCAAAGTTAGCGAGAATCAACTTGAGGAACTGAAAAATAACGAGAGGAGGAAGGTGATCTTTTCGGCTGCCCTGGGCGGGAATGGGCACACCGGGCCAATCGACCATGACACTACCCTGATCTTCAAAAATGTCATCACTAACATCGGCAGTGCCTACAATCCAAGTACAGGTGTATTTGCTGCCCCTATTGCAGGGGTCTACTATTTCAGTTTCTTCTACCATGCCGGAGGAAGTCAGACTAAATACATTTCCTTGTTCAAGAATGGACAGCGCATGGTCACTTCCTCTGATCACCAGTCTAGCGGTGATGGAGCTGACAACGGGGCTAATGCAGTCACTCTACAGCTGGAGGTGGGAGACCAAGTGTTCCTACGCCTAATGGCTAACAATCACGTGTGGGACTCTGTAAACCACACCACCTTCAATGGGTTCCTGCTCAAACAAGTGTGA